The nucleotide sequence GAAACAGTTGAAGGTCCCCTGCATCTGGGCTGCGATGTTGCGCATGCTGGTGACGAAACGGTCGAACCAGATCTGCACCGACACCGAGGGGGCCTCCTCGAGGCGCCAGAGGTCCAGGAAAAACGGGTAGTCCAGGGCGCTTTCCGGCAGCACGCGCCGCAGCTCGTAATAGGGCATGGCGCTGATATAGACGTCGGCGGTGAGGGTCTCGCCGTCCTCGGTGCTCGCGCCCACCACCTCGTTCCCCCGCACCACCAGTCCGGTCACCCTACGCCCCGTCTCCACCCGGCCGCCGCGTGCCTCGATGTAGCGCCTTGCCGGCTCCACGTAGATCTCCCCCAGCCCGCCGTTGGCGAAACCGATCCCCGGATTGGAGATGTATTCCCGGTTGATGAAGGACGAGGTCCAGTATAGAAGGGCCTTGGCCGAGACCTGGTTGAGCTCCAGGAAGGTCAGCCCGGCCCCCCCCCGGGACGGAAGTGGACGATGGCGTTGCGGGTTACCCCGTGGCGCTTGAACCATTCCAGGAGGGTGATCTCGTCGCACGCGTCCAGCCTCTCCCTGGACATGAGCGCCGAGACGAGGACGGCCAGCCCCAGGCTGGCCTGGTCGATCATGGACATGGTGGGGGAGCGCATGGCCTGGAGGACGGTGCGCAGCCCGCCGCCTATGGGCAGCAGCCCGCTCCTGCCCTGCGCGTCGTAGTTGGTGATGCCCTGGGTCCAGTGCAGGGGCTCCGCCCCCACCTTGGCAAGAAATCCCAGGCAATTGCTGTAGTGGGGCATGAAGATGTGCAGCGCGTTGTCCACTGTATCCCCGTCATCGTCCACCCAAGAGGTCGCCCTGCCGCCCAGGATGGGCGTGGCCTCCAGCAGGTGTACCTCCACCTCGAAGTCGCAGAGGTCGGCGGCGGCGCACAGCCCCGCCATGCCCCCTCCCATGACCAGTGCCTTCATCGTTCCTCCTTGGCCTCCCTTTTCCTCCCTCCGCGCACGCCCCGGCACCGCCCCTAAGTCCGCGGCGCCCTCTTCCTCCGTACGGCGGGCTCCGCCCCCGGTCCCGCGCTATCCGTTCGCCAGCACCGCCCCGGCGGCGTTCAGCCCGCTGCGCAGCGCCGCCTCCGCCGAGGGCATGTACATGTACTCGCCGGCGAGGTGGAGCCCTTCACCTCCGCCGCGACCTTCCCCCGCAGGCCCGCCACCGCTCCCAGCATGCCCGGCGGCGAGAGGCAGACCGCCTCGCGCCACTGGCGCACCTCGGCGAAGAGAGGGGCCTCGGTCATGTCCGGGAAATAGCGCCGGATCTCCTCCGTCACCCTCTTGAGCACCTCCCCGTCTTCCAGCGCCAGAAGCTCGTGGGAGTGGCGCCCGTAGGTGAAGCAGTGGATGAGCGAGCACCCCTCGGGAGCGTAGTAGGGAGATTTCACGGCTTTGTCGCAGACGTTCATGAACGAGCCCTCGCGGCGCGGGAAACCGACCCCGTACCACCCGTCGGGAAAGAGGCGCCGGCGCAGGGCAAAAATGACGTGGCAGCAGGCGCTATAGCGCACCCTCTCCAGCGGGCCCCGCAGGGAAGCGGGCAGGTCCGGCATGAGCTCGAGGGCGGTGGTGGCGGTGGTGGCGCAGACCACCGCGTCCGCGTCCACAAAGCCCTCGTCCGTCTCCACCCCCCGGACCCTGCCGCCCTCGACCACGATGCGCCTGGCAGGGGTTCCAGTCCTCAACCTCCCCCGGTGCTCGTCCGCGAGGCGCGAGGCCAAGGTCCCCCAGGCCGCGTCGGAAGGTGAAGACCCCGTGCAGGATGTTCCACAGC is from Actinomycetota bacterium and encodes:
- a CDS encoding NAD(P)-binding protein, producing the protein MKALVMGGGMAGLCAAADLCDFEVEVHLLEATPILGGRATSWVDDDGDTVDNALHIFMPHYSNCLGFLAKVGAEPLHWTQGITNYDAQGRSGLLPIGGGLRTVLQAMRSPTMSMIDQASLGLAVLVSALMSRERLDACDEITLLEWFKRHGVTRNAIVHFRPGGGPG
- a CDS encoding FAD-dependent oxidoreductase; the protein is MVQAPRGNPQRHRPLPSRGGAGLTFLELNQVSAKALLYWTSSFINREYISNPGIGFANGGLGEIYVEPARRYIEARGGRVETGRRVTGLVVRGNEVVGASTEDGETLTADVYISAMPYYELRRVLPESALDYPFFLDLWRLEEAPSVSVQIWFDRFVTSMRNIAAQMQGTFNCFADMHTIVPRFASTATGSMLEFVLTPAFHLRGLPAERIYSKVLEEFRRIMPAAREAEVKKWVVTRERQGIFAQRPGADRFRPPQRTPYPNLYLCGDYTKTFISAGMENACASAHLAVGHALYEHAGREVTLFSRLTAYNAYLRGGLAAGAALAGAALAARSLYGRKRR
- a CDS encoding FAD-dependent oxidoreductase, translated to MDADAVVCATTATTALELMPDLPASLRGPLERVRYSACCHVIFALRRRLFPDGWYGVGFPRREGSFMNVCDKAVKSPYYAPEGCSLIHCFTYGRHSHELLALEDGEVLKRVTEEIRRYFPDMTEAPLFAEVRQWREAVCLSPPGMLGAVAGLRGKVAAEVKGSTSPASTCTCPRRRRRCAAG